The genomic segment GATTGATACTGACCCAGAGTTTATTTCCTCTAATCAAACTCAGTCACCTGAATCACCTGGTATAGTTCCACTTACTGATGCGGAGAATATGCAGAACATAGAGGAAGTCTGGGAAGAATTATTGTCCCTTCCAGAGTTACAGGTAAAGGTTTAGTATGAtaagcatctgaaaaaaatagcaggGTATTCCAATAGAGTATGGTATGTCAGATAATACAGTATAATAGCATCTTAAGCGGTGGTGATTATGGCTAACTTGTTGCACCCTATACTTGTAGGATGTCTGTAACTGAATATgagctttaattttaaaaaataaattgaagaatTTATAGGGGGAAGGAAATAGTTTTTCATCAGAAGGCCTTAATAAAACACAATATATCTTCCCAGTCAGAACTTCCCCATGTTTGACAAACCCTTGTTTGCATCTATATGCAACATGTTATAGCACAATCATAATTGAAATTTCAGCTGCttaaaaaggaacatttctgAATTATAGAACGTGAATTGTTTCTGCAAGCATTAGtgtagatgtattttttttctcagtgtttaaGTAGATTGAGTGCAAAAGTAACCATAAATGATTTACACAACCTTTATCTAAGGAAAAGGTTTTGTGAAGATAATAGAACATATAGTTAGATATATAATTATACCCGACTCTTAACACATGTAAGCAATAGCTATATATAATGCTAAATATAATAAGCTATATAATATAAAAACTATATATAATGTACAGGAACTGAATATTTCAGAGGAACAATAGACAGCTAAAAAATCACTGACATATTACTAAATTGTACATTACAGAGGGCATctagtctgattttttttcagtattttctatttctgttttacttagATTTGACTATAAAGTTgagcaaatttattttcatgcataTTATTGTAGAATATTACCATGCTTTGGCTTGATGTTGCCCTATGTTATGCTGTTATCATGAGGTGAATGCTTGGTGGAATGCCTGTGAACCCAAATCATATTTaaatttagagggaaaaaaaatgattgcagGAACTGCATCCTTCCTGCCATCCTACCTTTTCCCTTTAGtcttttcatatatttcagaaatttcctAGTTTTCTAATCTGTGGTGGGCTTAAAAGCCCCAGATAAGTTACAAGAAGGGACTGGCTCTGAAGAGGCAGCTGAAAATATTgtaacaaaccaaaccaaaattgTCTGTTGTATTAATTCTGAATAGTACTTGAATAATCTTCTGAAAGTAAGATAATTAAATTGAGGGTGTTGCCTTTACGAGCTGtgtttgaagggaaaaaaagctctcATTCAAAACCTTAGCCTAAGCCTTGTATGATCTCTGGTTAAATAGTCAGCGTGTGGTCTCttcttaaaagaaacagaaacatttggTAGTTGCCCAATTCTTTGGGGACAGCAGGCGCACTCACTTCAGCTTCAGTTAAGAAACTGCCACGCTGTTGGAAAGAACATTGGTCTTGTAGCCAGTGAAAGCCTGTCAATATAACAGCCTTAGACACTCGCATAGATGTTAGCCAGCTTAACTAAGAGTATGTGGGGTGAGCTAATGTTTGTAAGGTTTCATGCTTTTTTTACTTCATGGAGAATGACATTTCTCTGCACTGAACAGCTGCTTCATTCAGTAAATCCTAAAAGAATCTTGTCTTTCAAGAAAAAGGGGTCATCACATAAAATTAAGTTAAAGATTGCTAAAAATACTTTGCTATGAATGCTGAGTAAGTCTCATTCAgttattttacatttgctttaCTGAGGCCATTACTAGCAGTGGTGCTTGTGAGAAGTTCAGACCTGACAGACCCACAATCCCCGCTAGCATCTTGCCATGACAAGAGGGCTCTGTGCAGTTTCCATATAGCAGAGTGTGTTGGGATGGATATCTTCTTCAGCATCTTGTTAGGAATTTGAGAGGTTCTGATGTTTTATTCTAAATAGTGTTGTCCAGAATAAGTTGATTCATACTCTGCTTAGGTATCTATTCTTCCTAGATTATCTCCCCACAGTACAAGTATGTTCTAGTCATCTAGGTTACAGCAGTGTTACAGTACCCCGTGTGCATGTCGATggctaaaatatttaatggttGTGGATTCTATAAAAAGATCTTCTCATCAATTGGTGATGTGTTGCTCAATTCCTCTCTTACATTTCCCATGTAGTGTCTTAACATTGAAAATGATAACCTGGCTGAGGTAAGCACAATCACAAGCCCTGAAACCAAGCCAACAGAGATGCACAATGGCTATAATTACTACAACTCATTACCCATCATGAGAAAAGATGTTAACTGTGGTCCAGATTTCCTGGAGACTGTTGAGAGCCCTTTTCCCAGCATTTTGCAACCAGAAGACAGCAGCCAGCTGACGGTGAACTCTTTAAATAACACATCCACCTCAAGCCCTGATTTTTGTGAGGATTTCTATACCACCTTTATTTATTCAAAGGGAGACAGTGACATAGCAACGACAAACACTATCAGTCAATCACTTGCAGAAATTTTAAGTGAACCTATTGATCTTTCTGATTTCTCACTGTGGAGAGCTTTTAATGATGAACACTCAGGAACTGTACCAGAATGCAACGATTCTGACTCTGGTATTTCACTGAATGCAAATTCTAGTGTAGCATCACCTGAACACTCTGTTGAATCATCTGCCTGTGGAGATAAAACTTTCAGTTGTAGTGATTCTGAAATGGAAGATGTGGATAGTTCTCCTGGAAGCGTGCCACAGAGCAATGCTAGTGTGTACCCACTGCAATTCCACGATCAAGTATTTTCTTCCGTGGAGCCAAGCACTCAACCACCTAGCTTGCAATGTACAAACACACCAAAGAAAGACCCTCCTGCTGGTCCAGGCCACCCCAAAGCTCCGTTCACAAAAGATAAGCCTTCAGGCCGCCTTGAAGCTCATCTCACAAGAGATGAGCAAAGAGCAAAAGCTCTGCAGATCCCTTTTCCTGTAGAAAAAATTATCAATCTCCCTGTTGATGACTTCAATGAAATGATGTCTAAGGAGCAGTTCAGTGAAGCCCAGCTTGCTCTTATTCGGGATATACGCAGGAGAGGCAAGAATAAAGTGGCTGCTCAAAATTGCCgtaaaagaaaactggaaaatatagTGGAACTGGAGCAAGATTTGAGTAACCTAaaagatgagagagagaaactgcttaaagaaaaaggagagaatgaCAAAAGCCTTCGTCAAATGAAAAAGCAACTAACCACCTTATACCTTGAGGTTTTCAGCATGCTACGTGATGAAGATGGAAAATCTTACTCTCCTAGTGAATATTCACTGCAGCAAACTAGAGATGGCAATGTCTTTCTTGTTCCTAAAAGCAAGAAGTCAGAGACTAAACTTTGAAGGGCAGCACAGCTGGCTAGTGTTCTCTGAGTTACTATTTTTGTATCATTATCCTGATAGCTTTTACTGTGAGGTGGAATGCAGAATTAGgtaatatttttcaagtaatttcTATGCAATGATGAttctaaaattaattattaagtTTAAGGAAGATGCAAGTTTAATAGTGTAATGCAGATGTATGTATGCAAAATTTGTAATCTCACTTTTTTAACAGGCATTTCCTCCTTTTAGCACCACTTTGAGTAGTTTCCATATatgtgtaaatatttaaagataccATATTTATATACTGTTTCTATCTCTTGTTATAgatttgatatatatatataaaaaatgattttagcCTCTAAATATAATTTCTTGCAAGACGAACAGTATGGCTTctgacactttttaaaaaaatatgcaatagtgtttcccctttttcttatgcatttaaatttgctttatatttaatatgattttaattTAGTATAAAAGTTGATACTTAGTGTTTGATTTTGGTTTGTCTTACCAGTTCATTAAACTTTTTTCCACTCTACTTTGTATGCATTTATTTCCCTAAAGTAGATTATTTGCTGATTCAGATATTCTCACTTATTTGCTGCAAGAAGACTTATCCTTGGAAAACATGCTTAATAACCAGAGATGTATCACACAACATTGTCATTGTTGTTAGTGCTTCATCATAATTTTAACTCCTGTTTGGAAGGACTGTGAAATTTAAGTTAAGTGTATGCTAAGTTCacataatttgttttgttctttgaacaCTACTTAAAAGCTCATGATGAGACCTTTCCTCCAAAGGCATTAGAATCTGTGAAATAAACCTTGTCAGCATTATGCATTTTTCCAACTAAAAAAGTCTGTATGCTCTTCAGTAATTGTTCTAGAAATACATTGTGCATATCTGATCAGCAAGCATTGTTTGTCACTGCTAGTACATTTGGGGTCAAGGAAAGAGACATACTAACTTTGAGGCAACTGCACTATTTGGAACCTGTTCTCAGTTAATTGAAAAAATGTTGTGGAGGTtgaaataagattaaaaattGGTCAAATAAATATCATTGATTCATTTACCCTTCAAATGGGCTCACTGTAATTGATCATtgtggaattttttttaatacagaaaatgcataatttttaatttaaaatacacattgaTCTGAACATTAAAAACGTATCTatcttttctgtgaaatgtctaaaaggaaatgtttttctgccaCAGGTGCTCTGTATCATCTTAAGTATATTTTATATCTTAAATATTATGCATAATTTCATTCAATAATATTCAATAAACACCCAAGATGTTCTGCAAGTCTTGCTTGACCTATtgtacattttcttaaaatgaagataatcatccttttttttttcaagttaaagAGCTTTTTGAAATCAGCCAgccttgtttttcattttaacttaaTCTGTAACTTCAAATGTGCAACTTCAAATGCACTTGAAAGGGCTGAAGTTTtcaaagaagaggaaggatggGGGCTAGTACAGAAAGCTATAGTTTCGCTGAGTATTATTGTATCACGGGATGCTATGGAAGTTCtccttttttctacttttctctGCTGGTTTTGTACAACTCTATCCAGTGACTCCAAGCCCTCTTGCCCAAATATTATTAACTAGTTTGGAACCAAATATGTAGTtaccagttttgtttttccctttatgCACTGAATTTCACATGGTATTTTATTGTCTAGTTGGTCACAATAATATCAGTGTAACTCTTCAtaatcagcttttatttttattacaaataattttgtatttatactTAGTCACCTGGTCATTTACCTTCCTGTTCTCATTTACAGATTCTGCATAGGAGGCCTTTCTGCTACACGCGGTCTCTATTGTGCTTCATCTCCAGTGCAATTTTTAGTTAACCAGAGAAGAGCCAGGAGTAGGAAAGCAGATCAGTTACAACAGCTTTACCAATAAGGTAGTTACATGATGGCAAGAACCATGATCCTATTGACTGTGTCCTCTTTAAAAGACAATATAGTGTCATAGTGCCAGTACCAGGAGACAGTCCTCTTCACTTCAGCATGCAGCTGTCAgaggctccagccctgcctgtccttAAAGATCCAGAGCACAGGTAACAGTTTTACACAACTTTTCATCCTGTGTTAGTTCAAACCTTCCAAAGTAAGGTCCTGCATCAAAATGTATGTATCTGAGGCAGCAGACACAGTGAAGTCATGAAGGGGTCAATAGATACACAAGAAGAACTGCCTTTCTTGAAATTTTACTTTacaaattgtttaaaaatctgGAAATTCAACTTAATGCTATGAAAACTGGTAGTGCTGTTTTATCAAACTGACCTAAATTCTGCTTTGGTGTTGTAACAGCATCAGACAAATCCAAACACAGCTCTCAAAAACATATCACCTGTGTTAGCACTTTATCATGTTAGCCAAAACTTCTGCTAGGAAACAATGATTTCACTTGTTACATCCATGATCTTTACCGTTGTGACTGCAGGCAGGGGGAAGGGTAGTCCTTGGGCAAAAACAATGGTAGTTTCCACTCTGCATTATTTATAAAAAGGGGAAGAACAACTAATTCTCAAAAGCACCTCTGAAAAGTTCAAaattggaggaaagaaaaacactatcCTAACTTTTAATCTCATGTAACACGGCTAAAGAATAACATGGaggtatgtcttttttttcatcctACAGAACAAAAGTTATTAAGCCCTGAATAATTGTAATTGTACTGGCAAAATGCTCTTGTTAAGTTAGGTCTCCAAGGAAGGCAGCCCTGGAGAGGCCTGGCTGCTCTGGTCAGGCACTCCAGGCTTACCTAACTGCAGAGATTTGCTGTGGCCATTTCCTGCAGTACTTAGTGAATGTTTGCAACACTCTGCAGTTCCCTGAGATGGCCTGACATGATATAACAGCTCACTGCTACCAAAAGGGGAAGAACTGGCCTCCATCCCTTGCCTTGCTGATGGCTGCACGTTCCCAATCTCATGCTAATTGTAGTTTATTAAATGCTGATTTGGGTTACTAACTCCCCAGAAGGCTACACTGGTGGAACAAAGCAGACATTCCTTACACATACTGCAACAATTGCAAGCTCACAACCATacaaagaaagcaggaaagacaGACTTCTTTTGTAATGTGAGAGCACTAAGACAGCTCAGTCCTGTACAAAAACTGTCACTTCAGATGTGCAACAGCCCTGGAAGCTGTAGGAACCCTGCCCTCTACATtcagcaatatttatttttgcaggtgATGTTTATCAGGAAATGGAAATCTAGGTGACCTAACTGGCACTTTGAGGCTACTTACCTTTACCAACCTTCTTCCTTGTTAACAGCATGTCAGTCCATCCCACTGTACAGTCCTTGACATACTCCAAACACAAGACTCCTCTTTTTGGAGCAAATAGTCAAAatggttgaaaaaaaaaccagcattTAGATTTGATGGATGAAGCAGCTTTATTTGC from the Anser cygnoides isolate HZ-2024a breed goose chromosome 6, Taihu_goose_T2T_genome, whole genome shotgun sequence genome contains:
- the NFE2L2 gene encoding nuclear factor erythroid 2-related factor 2 isoform X1; translated protein: MEIERPPAAQDMNLIDILWRQDIDLGARREVFDFSQRQKEYELEKQKKLEKEREEQLQKEQEKALLAQLELDEETGEFVPVQPAQRVQSENTEPPITFSQSTHTSKPEAEALSFDDCMQLLAEAFPFIDDNEASSAAFQSMVPAQIDTDPEFISSNQTQSPESPGIVPLTDAENMQNIEEVWEELLSLPELQCLNIENDNLAEVSTITSPETKPTEMHNGYNYYNSLPIMRKDVNCGPDFLETVESPFPSILQPEDSSQLTVNSLNNTSTSSPDFCEDFYTTFIYSKGDSDIATTNTISQSLAEILSEPIDLSDFSLWRAFNDEHSGTVPECNDSDSGISLNANSSVASPEHSVESSACGDKTFSCSDSEMEDVDSSPGSVPQSNASVYPLQFHDQVFSSVEPSTQPPSLQCTNTPKKDPPAGPGHPKAPFTKDKPSGRLEAHLTRDEQRAKALQIPFPVEKIINLPVDDFNEMMSKEQFSEAQLALIRDIRRRGKNKVAAQNCRKRKLENIVELEQDLSNLKDEREKLLKEKGENDKSLRQMKKQLTTLYLEVFSMLRDEDGKSYSPSEYSLQQTRDGNVFLVPKSKKSETKL
- the NFE2L2 gene encoding nuclear factor erythroid 2-related factor 2 isoform X2; translated protein: MNLIDILWRQDIDLGARREVFDFSQRQKEYELEKQKKLEKEREEQLQKEQEKALLAQLELDEETGEFVPVQPAQRVQSENTEPPITFSQSTHTSKPEAEALSFDDCMQLLAEAFPFIDDNEASSAAFQSMVPAQIDTDPEFISSNQTQSPESPGIVPLTDAENMQNIEEVWEELLSLPELQCLNIENDNLAEVSTITSPETKPTEMHNGYNYYNSLPIMRKDVNCGPDFLETVESPFPSILQPEDSSQLTVNSLNNTSTSSPDFCEDFYTTFIYSKGDSDIATTNTISQSLAEILSEPIDLSDFSLWRAFNDEHSGTVPECNDSDSGISLNANSSVASPEHSVESSACGDKTFSCSDSEMEDVDSSPGSVPQSNASVYPLQFHDQVFSSVEPSTQPPSLQCTNTPKKDPPAGPGHPKAPFTKDKPSGRLEAHLTRDEQRAKALQIPFPVEKIINLPVDDFNEMMSKEQFSEAQLALIRDIRRRGKNKVAAQNCRKRKLENIVELEQDLSNLKDEREKLLKEKGENDKSLRQMKKQLTTLYLEVFSMLRDEDGKSYSPSEYSLQQTRDGNVFLVPKSKKSETKL